The proteins below are encoded in one region of Bacteroides uniformis:
- the rlmD gene encoding 23S rRNA (uracil(1939)-C(5))-methyltransferase RlmD produces the protein MARKRKELPLLEKVTITDVAAEGKAIAKVNDLVIFVPYVVPGDVVDLQIKRKKHHYAEAEAVKFHEYSAVRAVPFCQHYGVCGGCKWQVLPYSEQIKYKQKQVTDNLTRIGKIELPEISPILGSEKAQFYRNKLEYTFSNKRWLTTEEVQQNVVYEQMNAVGFHIPNAFDKVLAIEKCWLQDDISNCIRNAVRDYAYQHNYSFINLRTHEGMLRNMIVRTSTTGELMVILICKIEKEEEMALFKQMLQYIADTFPEITSLLYIINNKCNDTITDLEVHTFKGKDHIFEEMEGLRFKVGPKSFYQTNSEQAYNLYKVARNFAGLTGNELVYDLYTGTGTIANFVSKHARQVIGIEYVPEAIEDAKVNAEINGIKNTLFFAGDMKDMLTQDFINQYGRPDVIITDPPRAGMHQDVVDVILFAEPKRIVYVSCNPATQARDLQLLDAKYKVKAVQPVDMFPHTHHVENVVLLELKD, from the coding sequence GTGGCAAGAAAGAGAAAAGAACTTCCCCTACTGGAGAAGGTGACAATTACGGATGTGGCTGCCGAAGGAAAAGCCATCGCAAAAGTCAATGATTTGGTGATTTTCGTACCATATGTCGTCCCCGGCGATGTAGTTGACCTGCAAATTAAGAGAAAAAAGCATCATTATGCTGAAGCCGAGGCTGTGAAATTCCATGAATATTCGGCAGTACGGGCAGTTCCATTCTGCCAACATTATGGTGTATGCGGCGGTTGTAAATGGCAGGTTCTCCCCTATTCCGAGCAAATCAAGTATAAGCAAAAACAAGTAACGGACAACCTCACCCGCATCGGCAAAATCGAATTGCCGGAAATCTCTCCGATATTAGGTTCAGAAAAAGCTCAGTTCTACCGGAATAAACTGGAGTACACTTTTTCCAACAAACGTTGGCTGACGACAGAAGAGGTTCAGCAGAATGTAGTGTACGAACAGATGAATGCCGTAGGCTTCCATATTCCCAATGCTTTCGATAAAGTGCTTGCCATAGAAAAGTGCTGGTTGCAGGACGATATATCCAACTGCATCCGCAATGCGGTACGCGACTATGCCTACCAGCACAACTATTCCTTCATCAACCTGCGTACGCATGAAGGAATGCTACGCAATATGATTGTGCGTACCTCTACCACCGGCGAACTGATGGTAATCCTCATCTGCAAGATAGAGAAAGAGGAGGAAATGGCTCTGTTCAAGCAAATGCTGCAATACATAGCAGATACATTCCCCGAAATCACTTCCCTGCTATACATTATTAATAATAAGTGCAACGATACCATCACCGACCTCGAGGTACACACCTTCAAGGGAAAAGACCACATCTTCGAGGAAATGGAGGGACTGCGCTTCAAGGTAGGTCCCAAATCTTTCTATCAGACCAACTCCGAACAAGCCTACAACCTCTACAAAGTAGCGCGCAACTTTGCCGGACTGACCGGTAACGAGCTTGTTTATGACCTTTATACCGGCACGGGTACCATTGCCAATTTCGTATCCAAGCACGCACGCCAGGTAATCGGCATAGAATATGTGCCCGAAGCCATTGAAGACGCCAAGGTCAATGCCGAGATTAACGGAATTAAAAATACATTGTTCTTTGCCGGAGATATGAAAGACATGCTGACACAAGACTTCATCAACCAATACGGCCGTCCCGATGTCATCATCACCGACCCTCCCCGTGCCGGAATGCACCAGGATGTAGTGGATGTCATTCTGTTTGCCGAACCCAAACGCATCGTATACGTCAGCTGTAATCCGGCTACGCAGGCGCGCGACCTGCAACTGCTCGATGCGAAATATAAAGTGAAGGCCGTTCAACCGGTAGACATGTTCCCGCACACCCACCATGTGGAAAACGTAGTATTATTGGAATTAAAAGATTGA